TCCATTTCCCATCATCAACATCCCCTAACCGAACACACGTAGGCAAAACCGACACCACAATAGCCTCATCCGGTTCAAAACCCTGCTCCCATGTCTCATTAAAAAACCCCAAAGCTTCACTGTCCCTCCCACACTGCGCTAAGCACGAAATCATCGAGTTCCACAAAACAACATTCCTCTCACCCATCTTCCAAAACAAGCACAACCCAGTATCGACATTGCCACTCTTGCAAAACCCATGAATCATCAAATTCCAAACAATCACATCTCAAACCCACGAATCATCATATTCCAAACAATCACATCTCTTTTAgacatttcatcgaacaccttcTGTGCATCACCCACCCTCCACAAGTTACATACAACTCAATGATCCCAACCCGAACTGAACCAAACCACTTAAACCCCATTCTCAAAACCTCTCCATGCACACACTGGCCTACCCTATAATAAGATATGTCAGAGCAGGACTTCAGTAAAGGCGCAAAAGTGTACTCGTTGGGCCAAACGCCGCGGCGTTTCATATGGGAGAAAATGGAGACCGATTTTTCGAAGGGGTGGCAGAGCGAGAAGCCCTTGATCATGGCGTTGAAGAGGAGGATGTTGGGGTTGTGGGTGTGTTGAAAGATGAGATTGGCGTAGTTCATTTTGTTGAGGGAGTAGCAGACGGAGACGAAGTGCGGAAGTGGGAGAGAGTTGGTTGAGTTGGTCAAAGCCGTGGCGGAGGAGGTAGGTGTGGATTTGGCCGAGTTGGGTTCGGGTTTTGGGGTCGTGGAGGGTCGGTGGGATTCTCATTTCACTCGATTACAAAAGAATAGGAGATAAAAGAGTAGATTCGAAAACTTGCTTTGAGAGGTAAAGAGTTTGGTATCGAGCAAACCAAATCTTAAATCCAAAAAATCGATAAAAATGAGTCCAGAAACTAATGGATGCAGTGGATtcagagagagaaggaggaagaagaagaagaagaagaagaagaagaagaagaagaagaagagtcccAAGGATGCGTTGTTCATCTAGGTTCATTAAACCCAAAATTCATCTCCAGCTCAACCTTCACTTCTTCCTTCTTCAGTCCGGGGAGGTCCGCCTTGAAGATATGGGCATCCGAGGTCTCCTTCCAGTCGATTCGGGTATGGGCGAAGGCGGAGGTGTCGCTGGCAGTGGAGGAGGAATTGACGAGAGAGCCTATGCCCTGGCAGGGATCCCAGATTCGAGGGAAAATGGGTCGAGGACATTGCTGCAGCGGCCGATGCCAAAGAGACTAAGAGCCATTGCTGGATTTGCTGGTGTAAGGAGGTATTGGAAGACTTGGTTGCTTTGGGTGATTCTGAGATTGGAGGAAAAGTGGAGGTTTTGACCGATTAGGGATGAATTTTGGGCAAAAAGACGTGTTTGCCCTTTTTTTCTGGCCCACGTGCTTGGCATGTGACTTTTTTAACGGAGCTGTCAGCGAAATCTGACGGAAATACCTCCTCGATAGCAAAATATGAGTTCAAGTATCACATTGGTAGCACTGAGAGTCTGGGTATCAACTTGGCCGGTGCACGAGAGTTGAggcactgatggtgcatttttctcttcatACAATGATGTGATCTGGTTCTGGTGCTAAGAGATAACTTTTTCAGCTTTTACGCTTGGCCTAGATTAATTTTCTGGATCAACCTgttgtaaaaaaaaagaaaggaatttctgtaaaattaaattacaaaaaatatcataataccatcagaaaataataataataataataataatattattattattatagaaataaaaagaagaaaatagaataatatataGAATTTTATATAGAATAAATTTATCGAGTTGAAGCGTGCTAGTGCAGAATATTTGTTCCTTACTGCATTTGATTGAATGACGAACTTTCTCCAAGGTACAATAACTCTTTGAGCTCTGTCATGCAGCAATAAAGCTTCTTAGAACCTTAATCACTCGTGCACTCAAAACGATAGATAAGTAAAGTAGGTATATGTATAATTTATAAGAATATTTTTGATAGAGGTATTTGCCTAGAGTAATTGCATTATGATGGATCACACTATCATGTATATCCTCATTATTTGATAATCTAAAGTACAGGTGCATGTTTCATGCCTTACCAGCTACCTTCCAACTCTAGCCTTCCTCTTTTGTATAGGTTGAAGGCAAGGTCATCAATTGCCTCATTACTTTCAAAGCGGTCAAATAATCATTACATATTAATataaaaactattaaaattataaataagataataatcataatattaaAAATAACCCCcacaataaataaagaaattaaaagtaaattttaattttaaatcacaAAATTTCAAACACGACTAACTTAGCCTAAACACTAGcaacaaagagagaaaatgcCACCAGATAAAGAGAATAACAACTACACAAGAGATATAAGAAAAAGTATGCTATATTGCCATAATGCCATGATAACAAACAACTATGGTCTTGGCGAAGTGAAGAATTCATTCTATATACTACTTTTGCTCTCAATTTTTGTAAGGGGCTAAAATCTATTAGACTTAACGGTCAAAGTTACAAAACAGTTTAGGAATGATCTAGAAGGTGCAATGAATGTAGACATTCAAAAATCAATCTTAAAAAGATTCGAAATGGGAGAGTTTTTAGtgaggacttttaaaatgaaaaattagTAAGAATTTTTAAATTAACTGTTGGATTTGtgtttaaattttaattaaaatattattttcataACACACATATCATCTAACAATTGATTTAAAAGTTATCATAAATTCTCATTTTAAAAGTTCTTACTACATACAGAGAGCCTCCAAAAATTtgaattcacaaatatatagaCACGCACATCTAGATAACATAAACTCCGCTAGTCTAATCCATAATATGCAATGATTAATGAGTCATGTGAATACTTAACCTCCCAAAATAGGTCATTCCTGAAactattttttactttttttcctACTCCTTTTATATAAATGAATGTAGCTAATCCAATACCCATATGTGAATGTAGCCAGTATATGGACCATGTTCAAGATCAATGGTCATTAGTATACTTTCAGAAAAATAAGCTAATTTAATTATTACGTGATTTGAAACTCCCATCTACCAATGTATGAATAGAATGTGAGCACATGGAAAGGAGATTTTGCTTTCGATGCTTCTCCAATCTCCATTAACGATCTGTGGTTGACTGCTAAGACACATAACCAACAAATGGACATATCAAATTCAATCCCCAAATTAAATGAGTagtttgattttaaaaaagagaaagaaaaagagaacaatCTGGAAATTCTTATGTTATAATGCATTTCTTTTCAcccaagaaaaagagaaaaattcttCCATTGTTCATTGCAAATCACAAAGGTATAAactttttagttaatttcttgTATATTCATCGTAAAACttagaaattatttttttttcatcaaattttttttagaaatgattgaaaaaatatatttctttaattttgaaaaaaaaaaaaaaaaactgcatgtATAACGTGTTTATTTAATCTATAATTTAGTGACCAATTATGTTTGTGATATAAAGTTTTGGGCCCAACACCAAGTCACTAATCCCATAAATAACCACAACCTCAACAGGTCTCTCACTCCATTCCCCCTAGATTCCAGTTTGATCTCCACTCTCAGTCTCTTTTGCTATCAAAAATGGCTCTTGAGGTTGCTGCCAAGGCTGCTGCTGGTGCCCCTGACATTCTTGGGGACTGTAAGCTCACATTCCCTCTCTccctttcttttaatttcctttcTGGGTATTGATCAAATTTCATTAATTTCACAAAGATTCCATCTTTGGGGTTCTTGGACAGGTCCTTTCACCCATAGGGTTCTTCTCACTTTGGAGGAGAAGAAAGTACCTTACAAGCTCCACCTCATAAACTTGGCTGACAAGCCCCAATGGTATTTAtcaaagttttgaacttttagTTCATCACACACACAGATCCAAATGCATGATCATTCCTTTATACGTGCCTTTTGGATCATTTGAGGAATTGGGTTTTTGATTTATAGGTTTACAGAAGTGAATCCAGAGGGAAAGGTGCCTGTGGTGAAGTTCGATGACAAATGGGTCTCTGATTCTGATGTGCTTGCTGGGATTCTTGAGGAAAAGTACCCTGAACCTGTTCTCAAAACTCCTCCTGAATTTGCTTCAGTGTATGCATTTTCTCTCTTGCACACAAATTTTGGGAACTTTTTGCTATTGATATGGCTATTTAGTAGTATTTACATATTCTTCAATTGTTTGAAATTTAGCCCATTTGAATGATTTAAATGTGTTTTTGGCATGAAAATGTCTGATCAGTAGCCTTGTTGGTGCTTTATGATTTAAATGCTTTTGTTTTATAATGGATGTCAAGGAAAGAACTATTATTGGTATGTCCTGTTAGGTTGTAATAGTGTGCTTGACTTTATTTTGGGGGGTTTTATTATGAATTTGTAGGGGATCAAAGATTTTTGGGTCATTTGTGACATTCCTCAAGAGCAAGGATCCCAGCGACGGTTCAGAACAGGCTTTGCTTAATGAACTGAAGGCATTGGATGAGCATCTTAAGGCACATGTATGTGTGTTCAGATTAAGAAAAGCATATTGAAATCCGGGTCTTTCACTTTAGTATTTGTTTGGATTTAGGAATATGAGCTAATATGCTTAGGATAAACAGGGTCCATACATTGCTGGGGAGAAGGTCACTGCTGCTGATCTAAGCTTGGCACCAAAACTGTACCATCTCAAGGTGGCTCTTGGCCATTTCAAGAAGTGGACTGTCCCTGAAAGCTTGACCCATTACCACAAGTACACTGAGGTATGCTATTCAAATGAATGAAGTCCATACTTTTGGACAGCAATTAGTGTTGAGTATGTTTCGTTAAGTATGAGATGTTTTTGTTCCATTTATCTTTAATGTGATGCTGATGCTCTGAAAATCTTCTGTTCTGTTTGTGATCCTTTTTCTGCTGAGAATTTGATTCTCAGGAATTACTTGTGTCTAGTGATATAAAGTACTGGCTACATGGTATTCCCTTTGTAGGTCAGTTCTTATTGCTTTCTGGCATAATCTAGTGCAGTATGACGTGGTGCTTAGTCACATTAgatgattaatttttttgtgtGATAGCTATACTCTTGACTGGCCAGTAGTTAGTCACTGTGAGACTAGAGACCAATGCTAATCTCTACTTCCTTCATCGCACCACCTCCTCTGTGTGTTGTGTGAGAAAGTTTGTTGACTGGCCTATCTCATTTGATTGTGCACTTGTGCATTTGATCATAGTGTAAGACTTAGAGCTTACCAAACTATAACTTTCGCTGGCTCACAGATCccctataataataataacatgcATCATctttaaaacaaaagaaatatgcATCACCTTAGATAGAAAGTTGACCTTCAACATAAGGATAAGCTCATAAGAGGACTTTGGTGACTCATTTGCAACTAAAATAGTGGAAATGGAAAAAATCTTGCTCTTGTCTGTGACTACATCTCTCCATGTTATTGGACCTCTGAGTTTCTAATTGTTTTCTAATATCAATTTTGCAGTTGTTGTTCTCAAGGGAATCTTTTGTAAAGACCATCGCTGAAGAGAAACATATTATTGCAGGATGGGAGCCGAAAGTCAACCCCAAATAGGTCTAGATTGTAAGGTCTGTTGAAGTTTAGTTATGCCATGTAATGTGTGAAATTTATGCTATGAATGTCAAACTGGGTAGCTAAACTAGACCTGCGTTCTTCCTATGTCTAATAAATGTATTAAATCTCTATGATCGGGTATGCTATTTGGTATTACTTGGTAATACTGTGCAAAGTCTCTGGATATGTATGCTTATATTTTCTCCATTATATTCATTCTTGATCTGGTACGAAAATTAACATGGGCCTGTTGACCTCCTTTACTGGGCTGGCTGCCGGATTGATCCCCAATGTGGCAAATTACACAGGCGGGTCAACCCAAGATGTGTTATTTTGTCGTTGTAGCTCTGAGGTGTGGGTTTTCGCTGCAGGGCCAATGTAATTTTAGCCCAAGTAATCTAGGCCCAAGCAGTTTGGTTGTCACTTTCTGTTTTTGCATCTATTCGTCTCCATCAACCTCATATGTTTTGTCAAGACTTTTGTCAAGAAGCTTTCAAAACTCACATCTCAATGAGTGCTGCATCCACATCCAGTGTTGCTATGGTGTTATTCAAGGGCATTTCTAAACCACAAGCTAAGGAATGATGCAAACCAGCTTAAATTGGAACCGTATACTAAATTAGTCGTTAAACAACATATTACTATACAGTCAATGACATCACATAAGATCCAAAGTTCCAAACACTCTTTGTCATGCCAGAAATAGATCATTTCCTTCAAGGCTGAGATGAGTAGCGGAAATGACATTGATTACCTTTGTTCTTCAAAGCCAAGTTGAGAActttcagaaaacaatagaggaaaaaacaagcaaacaaacaaaatcaatgacaaggaaaaaaaaaaaaaaagtgtatgaTTAGGACGAGAGCATAACACAGTCCCCACATTATTTGCTTCATTTATTATAAACTCTGAAGTCTGACCCAATAACACCATAGAGACGCATTACTATTTACTATAGGACAAGGCTGATGACAATTCAAATCATATTTGTCGAAGGCGAACTTTCTAGGTGTAGGTCTTGACCCACATGCACTCCACGTTAAACTCACAAAAAGAGCTACAAAAGCACACTCTACTAAAATGAATATCTGCCATACGTACAGCTATGTTGTTCTACCATACAATGTATACtcatatatagaggctaaataaattcaatggataatatATCTTATCCCATCTTTGTTAATTTTTCTTAAGGTGGGGATAATTTGACTTAGTTGAATGCATCAACTAGACATGACGTTGTTgaataaacaattaaacaaactaGACATGacgttgcaaaaaaaaaaaaacctattttGATTTCGCCACGAGTCATACATGTATAAATACTGAAATGAGTCCGATCCATAAATATAACACACCCTAATGTATATTATacacatgcaatagtcattatTAGTAGTAAACTAAACATGCAGTCTTTTGAGAGGAATGACAGCAATTTCGACTACAAATGATATCATAACTTTGTTTGTAACTGCATGTGTCACATGTCACATACTTTCTCCTAATATAAATCAAGAATCTGTGCACACCTAATTAATAACCACAAATAAATGTCACATAGGGTCAATTTGTTCAATAATTACATGCACTTCACATGCTAGCTTTTTCGACCACAAATCAAGAATCAATGTATGTACCAACTATGAAATGTCATCAATTAATTAATGATCAATTTTAATGACTAAACATGGATAGATTTTTAGAAGAGTAATAGTTACAACGAGTACAGCTAGTACATAGTACAGCTTTGTTTGTAATTGTTTGTGTTTTACACTTCACATACCTTCTTCGAATAGAGTGGACGCCTTTTAACCATAGCATGTATGTacaattttattaataattacatgcataatgtATTTCACATGTTATAATTAACTTCTCCGACCACAAATCAAGAAAGTACGCACCAACTACAAAATGTGATGAATGATTCAGATTGTTAAAATAACTATTGCCCTAAACCTTAACATCGACGCTTCTAATCATGCaagacaagaacaagaacatatttcattatcaatcaaattcactTTAACTGATGGAACATTACAAACTTGAACCCTTGTTTAATTCCAATGATATTGAATTCcttcaaaagttcaaatgatAAGAATATCGGGGCGCCAGGAGTACTGATTGGTTGGTGCAATATAATAGGCTGAACAAGACGAAGCATGTGGGTGGGCAAATGGCATTGAAGCATTATTTGAAGAGGAAAGGGGAGGCACCAACCATGAAATATACAGATCCGTGCGCTTCCGTATTATTATTTcgttaatgaaaaaaatatttacGGGTAGGGGACCTCATGCAAATAACactacatatataattatatatgatcGATGCTGCTGTTGTTCTTATTGGGTTGGGATCTGGTGATACGAATAGTTTGGCTCCATATAGATAGATATGATATATGTTGAAGGCTATCTACCAACCAGAAGCCAAGGTGAGATCGCTATCCATAGCATGTTAGCTAGTCGTCTGAATCTTTGGAGGAATCTGATATCATCTTTTTGATCAATTGACTTGTCTCTTCCTCAGACATTCGATCTTTTTTGTTCTGAGACACTGCATACGCCTCGAAGAACTCCTTGTTCTCTTTCTCCAGTTCATTCCACACTGCACATTCACGATGATCATTATTAGTATTTCActtaatattagggtttgatgCCTAATCGATCACAACAGATATATTAACGGTCACAAAGTAAGATCACAGTGACCTCCACAAGGAGCTTgtttatgtttttcacatgAGGAAAAAAGATTACAAAGTGTTTTGATTACTCGCAATCGAAATAGTGCTCCTAGTTGCTAATGGAAGAGTTGCCTTTCGAAAAGCTTTCGTTGTACGAATCCAATATGGTGGATTAATTCAGCTAGCTAGAGGTTTCGAAACTTGTTCAAGATCAGAGTTTAATAGGGCTTGATGATTTCATTTTGGAGCTCatgatattattttattttatgtcaaAATTGTTCTGCTTAGCCTCAAAGGTTCTATAGCTCTAATCATTTACGTGGAATCTTTGAGTCCCCGACAGCCGATGATCATTACCTAATTAGTTACAATCCTGGTTGCACAGTAATTATTTCCCTGGTATAACTTCGCGGTTCCTTTTTCATGCATGAGATGATTTAAAAGGGAATAAAGAAGATCAGATGGAGGAGGCTATATCTATAAGGAATAAACACTAACCGGTGGAGGTGATGACAGGTGTGATGTTTGCATGCTTAGACAGAGCTTCCATGCACTCTTCTTTGCTCATGTGGAAGATCAAACACTTCTCTATCAGGTGCTGCACCTGTTTTTACAATCGATTAGGTCGCACAGTATTTTATATACACAcagtattatatatatatatatatatatgtgtgtatatattgtgtgtgtgtgtgtgtaaaccTAGCTAAAACTGAAAGATCGACCACAAACTAAAAGTTCAGGAATAGGCGTATCCAATAGCGATCACTTACCAGGTGTATGTATGAAGCAGAAGAGTCTCCCATGATCGATGTCTCTGTTTCTAGCTAACTAGCTGTGTGATTCTTGATCGATCAGAAGAAAGCTCCGAGTGTACAAGATCGAGAGGTGGGCAACAGCTGGGCGAGACTGTATGCGATCGAGACCGAGGATCGGATCGATCTTTGCAACAGTAGAAGTAATAGAGAGAGCTGTAGACTGTAGTACTATGAGTGAGAGAGTTCGCTGTAGTATGAATGATTCTGGAGATCATACCAGTACAATAAAAAGGAAGGTATAGAGAAGAAACGAAATAGTAGTAGGGTTAAAAAGAGGATCGAGCTAAGATGAGTGGCCGAGTGGGGTGGGGGAGAGGAGTAGTCCCACGTGGGAGATAAATGATCATTGGTTGGGAGGAGATTAGGGCAGATTGTAAATGACCATTTCTTTGTCTTGTAACTGTGGCACTATGCTCCTATAGAGGCAGCCCCGCTCTTGTCCACGTGATGTGTGGGTGCCGCCCTAGTCAAATCCCCTAACGAAGACAAGCCCACGTCACATGCCACAGTGGCAGCATCATTATATCCCCCATTGGCTGAATTTGTCATATAAATTACAAAGGACGTTTTCAAGTGCAGTGCCCGGCCGGCTAGCTAAGCTAGGGTTCTTGTGAATGTGATAGTAGTGCTCCGCTTCTCatgttttttctgtttttgttttagggCTTATATCATTACAAGATTTGCCCATACCATTGCCTGTCATGGAGTGATTGGAGGAGATGGATCGAGCTAGATCCTAGAGAGCACCAATAATAATCTTAATCACTCCGGCCAAGACGGTGCTATTTGAAAGTGTTAGCTGAAGGATTCTTTTATAGGTCTGACTCTCTTTGTCACGTAATGATAGCATACAATGCAAAAGATAAAcataatcatatatataaacCATCGATGAACCAGAAAGGTCAAAAATGCATATGTATAAAATTTTGTATGTTGGCGACAACACAATACATTCTAATCACAGTATTCCACATAGCACCCATGCCCGTGAAAATTCCTAGCTCCGCTCTGTTTGTCTACATTGTATATGAAAAGTAGGACTAGTGTtaaataatgataaaaacaaTGTGTATGCAATAAGAAGTTCTCTTGTCTTGTTCTTCCAAATAAGAAGAGCCCACTTCTGTGGGGATCACCAAACAAACTTTAGAACCTCATTCACTTTCAGATTTTTAATTTTGGTGCGTGCCCACTGCTTTCACTGTCTTTCAATTTATGATCGATTATCATTTCTATACATATATGTACCGATTCCTGCTAAAATTTTAGATACAAATCGAttcttgaaattgaaaatactTGGATAAAACATTTTTCTGAGTTTTGGAGATTAATAGACTCGTTGCAATCCTTACTGGGTAGAAATCAAAAAATTCACATAGAAAACacaattttggttacgcagtgaaaacctcaattttaagattaaaaacactgcggagctcttactcttgagaacccaaataaAATTAATCAACTTATTGATGAATGATATGGTTATTTACAAACACATATAACTCTCTACGCGGCTACAATCTCTAGACTCACTAGAGAGATGTTTGTCTTGAatcttgaccttcttcttcacttgaacgatatGCAAATATCGCTCCACTTGCACCATCAatcttctctactgatctcgagagaatcaatgcatgtatatgaatgaacaatgaaacacttaaacACAGAACAAGTGTTTCATGGACTTCTATAAAGCTCTTTCTCAGCAAGCAAGACACACAATAATTCTTGCATCAAAATCTCTACACAATCAACGCTGCTTTTCTGAATATATTgaggagaaaataaattctcaacAATTAAGACTTAACACTAATTGGACTCCTACTAGGAAAGatattttaataaaagatatccaattaaaataaacaaatcctaaatcacCTAGGACTTCAAAAACACGATCTTATCAGTTGAAAAATATCTttgtaaaataaaatctaaaaaccaaaagatactttccaaaatTAGACTCCCAAAAATGTAGGGTTGACTAGGACTGACTCGGgctgactcggggattgcaacacatgttGCAATCCCGTGATTATGCATGATATGCAATTACCTGAAATTCTCCGAGATCAGTTGTGATGAATTTTGTAGGCTTCTTCAGTGCTTTATATAGGGATGCCAACACATCAAGTATAAACCTTATACCTACACAAATTAAGCACCATACTAAACAGGCATGAAGTAACTAAATCATCtagcttcatatatatatacaggacCAATAATTGAGGCAACTAGTGTATATATAGAGAGGTACTGAAGATTCTTGGCCTGCAGTAAGTTCATCCTCCTATGCAGATGGGACAGATACACCATCATCGCAGTGTTAGAATGCCAAATACTCCATCAGAATATCATTGATGCATGTTTCTGGGCAGTAAAAACTGATTCTTCCAGCGTGATTCTTGGACGATATTTACAGGTTATATAGGCCCTACGTACCTCTCTTTAAAGATAACTAGATAAGTATTCCCTTATCACTTCCTTCCACCAAGGAAGTGGGAATGATTGTACGTAGGTTCTGATCAGAAATATCTACGTATACGTTCTTACAAGGTCTCAAAATATCATCTCCAGTATCCACTATACAGTCCTTTTGTGAATGATACATAGATATTTCTTATCCCATATATGCATAAAAGGTGCTTCTTACAGAGGAAGGGGGAGAATCAGTGATCAAGTGGGCTAAGCTATCCATTAAATGTGAACATCCATTTGGTATATGACCCTGCAAGCAATAATGCTATTTATACGTACAACTACAAGTTAGGATCTCCATCTTAGATCCGTTGTCAAATGGTTTCGAGTTGGCTTCAACTTATTCGGATAAGAATTGTTGTTGTTCATATTTTAGTTCGTTCTTATAGCTTTCTGCCTGTCTAAtacgtttatttatttatttttattattattattttttaataagtCTAATACGTATTTGTAGAATGTATAAGATTCGGTTTCTGCTTCCTGATCTTggctctttttgtttttctgctCAATTGGAAACG
This portion of the Rosa chinensis cultivar Old Blush chromosome 1, RchiOBHm-V2, whole genome shotgun sequence genome encodes:
- the LOC112178477 gene encoding uncharacterized protein LOC112178477 — encoded protein: MGDSSASYIHLVQHLIEKCLIFHMSKEECMEALSKHANITPVITSTVWNELEKENKEFFEAYAVSQNKKDRMSEEETSQLIKKMISDSSKDSDD
- the LOC112184608 gene encoding glutathione S-transferase DHAR2; the encoded protein is MALEVAAKAAAGAPDILGDCPFTHRVLLTLEEKKVPYKLHLINLADKPQWFTEVNPEGKVPVVKFDDKWVSDSDVLAGILEEKYPEPVLKTPPEFASVGSKIFGSFVTFLKSKDPSDGSEQALLNELKALDEHLKAHGPYIAGEKVTAADLSLAPKLYHLKVALGHFKKWTVPESLTHYHKYTELLFSRESFVKTIAEEKHIIAGWEPKVNPK